A single genomic interval of Cucumis sativus cultivar 9930 chromosome 7, Cucumber_9930_V3, whole genome shotgun sequence harbors:
- the LOC101208216 gene encoding uncharacterized protein LOC101208216 isoform X3, which translates to MESSVKIVKKEHKTFVRRRLPPTPPPPPSLSSSSSAPLNPTLIPNPSLPCPQKKTRDLPNFSECHACGFRIDTVDGRSRLNSLYSEWRIVLLCNKCFSLVESSQVCSYCFADTTGDSFICCECNRRVHRECFSQYSRVAPWSYSSSGSVFSVCIDCWVPKPIVTARAVLRSRKIRRKNVNVSDLRSSKVSTSGNCKSLSALVKDANCLVEKKVDAAVRAREHALKKAAVARRASALASDALNLVAQRDESAAKESGDSAEDAELAIQLHRAMNSSPRFSKNLCSTNSNYMDFDDTMVDDGETSAGALFSGEFDFFKAPPVLVNNNICNSPDNTASEPSVTAKDHVSPLESNHLESLGKDLMRVKGNGCPVKCDSESVNVELTPEKEMKSSSIKLTNAGCNYDMLCSESQLSPTQDKYDLPRDERCIAKPYHYFFKYRRRDTTKRYLLKYSKRNSKLKRMPDCNSKIHDDGMCLGVPSSSAAIVISSTENFPVISNASFGCCAVPLQASGLGVNAVQEISNKGGR; encoded by the exons ATGGAATCCTCTgttaaaattgtaaagaaaGAGCACAAAACCTTCGTTAGACGACGATTACCGCCAACCCCACCACCCCcaccttctctttcttcttcctcttccgcTCCTCTCAACCCAACTCTAATCCCAAACCCCTCACTCCCTTGTCCTCAAAAGAAAACTCGGGATTTGCCTAATTTTTCGGAATGCCATGCTTGTGGATTCCGTATTGATACCGTTGACGGTCGTTCCAGGCTTAATTCCCTCTACAGCGAGTGGCGTATTGTTCTTCTTTGTAATAAGTGCTTCTCTCTTGTCGAATCTTCCCAGGTTTGTTCTTACTGTTTTGCTGACACGACAGGCGATTCTTTTATTTGCTGTGAGTGTAACCGTCGGGTTCATAGAGAATGTTTTTCTCAGTATAGTAGAGTTGCTCCTTGGTCCTATTCCTCTTCGGGTTCTGTGTTTTCTGTTTGTATTGATTGTTGGGTTCCTAAACCAATTGTAACAGCGAGGGCGGTATTGAGAAGTAGAAAAATAAGGAGAAAGAATGTTAATGTTTCGGATTTGCGGAGTTCTAAGGTCTCAACTAGTGGAAACTGCAAATCTTTGAGTGCATTAGTCAAGGATGCAAATTGTTTAGTGGAGAAGAAAGTTGACGCTGCGGTTAGAGCTAGGGAACATGCGCTGAAAAAGGCTGCTGTTGCTAGGAGGGCTTCTGCCTTGGCCAGTGATGCCTTAAATTTGGTTGCACAAAGGGATGAAAGTGCTGCAAAAGAATCTGGGGACTCTGCGGAGGATGCAGAGTTGGCAATTCAGTTGCACCGAGCTATGAATAGTTCTCCAAGATTTTCCAAGAATTTGTGTTCAACGAACTCAAACTACATGGATTTTGATGATACGATGGTGGATGATGGTGAGACATCCGCAGGAGCACTATTTAGCGGGgagtttgatttctttaaagcACCTCCAGTTTtggtaaataataatatatgcaaCTCTCCTGATAATACTGCTTCTGAGCCTTCAGTCACGGCTAAAGATCATGTCTCACCATTAGAAAGTAATCATTTAGAATCCCTGGGTAAAGATCTGATGCGTGTAAAGGGCAATGGTTGCCCGGTAAAGTGTGATTCTGAGTCTGTGAATGTGGAACTGACaccagaaaaagaaatgaagagcAGCTCAATTAAATTAACCAATGCTGGTTGCAATTATGACATGTTATGCTCTGAGTCTCAATTGTCACCCACACAAGATAAGTATGATCTACCTAGGGATGAGAGGTGCATTGCAAAGCCGTATCACTATTTCTTCAAGTATAGGAGGAGAGATACAACAAAACGTTACCTGTTGAAGTATAGCAAGCggaattcaaaattgaagagaatgcCTGATTGCAATTCTAAAATTCATGATGATGGAATGTGCTTGGGTGTTCCATCTTCCTCTGCAGCAATTGTAATTAGTAGTACTGAAAATTTTCCAGTAATTTCAAATGCCTCATTTGGCTGCTGTGCTGTTCCTTTGCAAGCTTCTGGCCTGGGCGTTAATGCAGTTCAAGAAATCAGCAACAAAGGAGGCAG GTAA
- the LOC101208216 gene encoding uncharacterized protein LOC101208216 isoform X2 produces the protein MESSVKIVKKEHKTFVRRRLPPTPPPPPSLSSSSSAPLNPTLIPNPSLPCPQKKTRDLPNFSECHACGFRIDTVDGRSRLNSLYSEWRIVLLCNKCFSLVESSQVCSYCFADTTGDSFICCECNRRVHRECFSQYSRVAPWSYSSSGSVFSVCIDCWVPKPIVTARAVLRSRKIRRKNVNVSDLRSSKVSTSGNCKSLSALVKDANCLVEKKVDAAVRAREHALKKAAVARRASALASDALNLVAQRDESAAKESGDSAEDAELAIQLHRAMNSSPRFSKNLCSTNSNYMDFDDTMVDDGETSAGALFSGEFDFFKAPPVLVNNNICNSPDNTASEPSVTAKDHVSPLESNHLESLGKDLMRVKGNGCPVKCDSESVNVELTPEKEMKSSSIKLTNAGCNYDMLCSESQLSPTQDKYDLPRDERCIAKPYHYFFKYRRRDTTKRYLLKYSKRNSKLKRMPDCNSKIHDDGMCLGVPSSSAAIVISSTENFPVISNASFGCCAVPLQASGLGVNAVQEISNKGGSH, from the exons ATGGAATCCTCTgttaaaattgtaaagaaaGAGCACAAAACCTTCGTTAGACGACGATTACCGCCAACCCCACCACCCCcaccttctctttcttcttcctcttccgcTCCTCTCAACCCAACTCTAATCCCAAACCCCTCACTCCCTTGTCCTCAAAAGAAAACTCGGGATTTGCCTAATTTTTCGGAATGCCATGCTTGTGGATTCCGTATTGATACCGTTGACGGTCGTTCCAGGCTTAATTCCCTCTACAGCGAGTGGCGTATTGTTCTTCTTTGTAATAAGTGCTTCTCTCTTGTCGAATCTTCCCAGGTTTGTTCTTACTGTTTTGCTGACACGACAGGCGATTCTTTTATTTGCTGTGAGTGTAACCGTCGGGTTCATAGAGAATGTTTTTCTCAGTATAGTAGAGTTGCTCCTTGGTCCTATTCCTCTTCGGGTTCTGTGTTTTCTGTTTGTATTGATTGTTGGGTTCCTAAACCAATTGTAACAGCGAGGGCGGTATTGAGAAGTAGAAAAATAAGGAGAAAGAATGTTAATGTTTCGGATTTGCGGAGTTCTAAGGTCTCAACTAGTGGAAACTGCAAATCTTTGAGTGCATTAGTCAAGGATGCAAATTGTTTAGTGGAGAAGAAAGTTGACGCTGCGGTTAGAGCTAGGGAACATGCGCTGAAAAAGGCTGCTGTTGCTAGGAGGGCTTCTGCCTTGGCCAGTGATGCCTTAAATTTGGTTGCACAAAGGGATGAAAGTGCTGCAAAAGAATCTGGGGACTCTGCGGAGGATGCAGAGTTGGCAATTCAGTTGCACCGAGCTATGAATAGTTCTCCAAGATTTTCCAAGAATTTGTGTTCAACGAACTCAAACTACATGGATTTTGATGATACGATGGTGGATGATGGTGAGACATCCGCAGGAGCACTATTTAGCGGGgagtttgatttctttaaagcACCTCCAGTTTtggtaaataataatatatgcaaCTCTCCTGATAATACTGCTTCTGAGCCTTCAGTCACGGCTAAAGATCATGTCTCACCATTAGAAAGTAATCATTTAGAATCCCTGGGTAAAGATCTGATGCGTGTAAAGGGCAATGGTTGCCCGGTAAAGTGTGATTCTGAGTCTGTGAATGTGGAACTGACaccagaaaaagaaatgaagagcAGCTCAATTAAATTAACCAATGCTGGTTGCAATTATGACATGTTATGCTCTGAGTCTCAATTGTCACCCACACAAGATAAGTATGATCTACCTAGGGATGAGAGGTGCATTGCAAAGCCGTATCACTATTTCTTCAAGTATAGGAGGAGAGATACAACAAAACGTTACCTGTTGAAGTATAGCAAGCggaattcaaaattgaagagaatgcCTGATTGCAATTCTAAAATTCATGATGATGGAATGTGCTTGGGTGTTCCATCTTCCTCTGCAGCAATTGTAATTAGTAGTACTGAAAATTTTCCAGTAATTTCAAATGCCTCATTTGGCTGCTGTGCTGTTCCTTTGCAAGCTTCTGGCCTGGGCGTTAATGCAGTTCAAGAAATCAGCAACAAAGGAGGCAG TCACTGA
- the LOC101208216 gene encoding uncharacterized protein LOC101208216 isoform X1 — translation MESSVKIVKKEHKTFVRRRLPPTPPPPPSLSSSSSAPLNPTLIPNPSLPCPQKKTRDLPNFSECHACGFRIDTVDGRSRLNSLYSEWRIVLLCNKCFSLVESSQVCSYCFADTTGDSFICCECNRRVHRECFSQYSRVAPWSYSSSGSVFSVCIDCWVPKPIVTARAVLRSRKIRRKNVNVSDLRSSKVSTSGNCKSLSALVKDANCLVEKKVDAAVRAREHALKKAAVARRASALASDALNLVAQRDESAAKESGDSAEDAELAIQLHRAMNSSPRFSKNLCSTNSNYMDFDDTMVDDGETSAGALFSGEFDFFKAPPVLVNNNICNSPDNTASEPSVTAKDHVSPLESNHLESLGKDLMRVKGNGCPVKCDSESVNVELTPEKEMKSSSIKLTNAGCNYDMLCSESQLSPTQDKYDLPRDERCIAKPYHYFFKYRRRDTTKRYLLKYSKRNSKLKRMPDCNSKIHDDGMCLGVPSSSAAIVISSTENFPVISNASFGCCAVPLQASGLGVNAVQEISNKGGKGNRGLAQEHPCKRKGTM, via the exons ATGGAATCCTCTgttaaaattgtaaagaaaGAGCACAAAACCTTCGTTAGACGACGATTACCGCCAACCCCACCACCCCcaccttctctttcttcttcctcttccgcTCCTCTCAACCCAACTCTAATCCCAAACCCCTCACTCCCTTGTCCTCAAAAGAAAACTCGGGATTTGCCTAATTTTTCGGAATGCCATGCTTGTGGATTCCGTATTGATACCGTTGACGGTCGTTCCAGGCTTAATTCCCTCTACAGCGAGTGGCGTATTGTTCTTCTTTGTAATAAGTGCTTCTCTCTTGTCGAATCTTCCCAGGTTTGTTCTTACTGTTTTGCTGACACGACAGGCGATTCTTTTATTTGCTGTGAGTGTAACCGTCGGGTTCATAGAGAATGTTTTTCTCAGTATAGTAGAGTTGCTCCTTGGTCCTATTCCTCTTCGGGTTCTGTGTTTTCTGTTTGTATTGATTGTTGGGTTCCTAAACCAATTGTAACAGCGAGGGCGGTATTGAGAAGTAGAAAAATAAGGAGAAAGAATGTTAATGTTTCGGATTTGCGGAGTTCTAAGGTCTCAACTAGTGGAAACTGCAAATCTTTGAGTGCATTAGTCAAGGATGCAAATTGTTTAGTGGAGAAGAAAGTTGACGCTGCGGTTAGAGCTAGGGAACATGCGCTGAAAAAGGCTGCTGTTGCTAGGAGGGCTTCTGCCTTGGCCAGTGATGCCTTAAATTTGGTTGCACAAAGGGATGAAAGTGCTGCAAAAGAATCTGGGGACTCTGCGGAGGATGCAGAGTTGGCAATTCAGTTGCACCGAGCTATGAATAGTTCTCCAAGATTTTCCAAGAATTTGTGTTCAACGAACTCAAACTACATGGATTTTGATGATACGATGGTGGATGATGGTGAGACATCCGCAGGAGCACTATTTAGCGGGgagtttgatttctttaaagcACCTCCAGTTTtggtaaataataatatatgcaaCTCTCCTGATAATACTGCTTCTGAGCCTTCAGTCACGGCTAAAGATCATGTCTCACCATTAGAAAGTAATCATTTAGAATCCCTGGGTAAAGATCTGATGCGTGTAAAGGGCAATGGTTGCCCGGTAAAGTGTGATTCTGAGTCTGTGAATGTGGAACTGACaccagaaaaagaaatgaagagcAGCTCAATTAAATTAACCAATGCTGGTTGCAATTATGACATGTTATGCTCTGAGTCTCAATTGTCACCCACACAAGATAAGTATGATCTACCTAGGGATGAGAGGTGCATTGCAAAGCCGTATCACTATTTCTTCAAGTATAGGAGGAGAGATACAACAAAACGTTACCTGTTGAAGTATAGCAAGCggaattcaaaattgaagagaatgcCTGATTGCAATTCTAAAATTCATGATGATGGAATGTGCTTGGGTGTTCCATCTTCCTCTGCAGCAATTGTAATTAGTAGTACTGAAAATTTTCCAGTAATTTCAAATGCCTCATTTGGCTGCTGTGCTGTTCCTTTGCAAGCTTCTGGCCTGGGCGTTAATGCAGTTCAAGAAATCAGCAACAAAGGAG GTAAGGGAAACAGAGGGTTGGCACAAGAACATCCGTGCAAGAGAAAAGGGACAATGTGA